A stretch of the Actinomyces qiguomingii genome encodes the following:
- a CDS encoding tRNA (adenine-N1)-methyltransferase, translated as MSEQTTPAVQPRVATQQVLGQAGRRGPFRYGERVQVTDSKGRKHTFVLDPGGYFQSQRGSFYHRDVVGRDEGTVITTESGHELLLLRPLLADYVLSMPRGAQVVYTKDAAQVIAFADIFPGARVLEAGVGSGALTMSLLSAIGEGGHLLSIERRHDFAAIAASNVDSWFGRHHPAWELRTGDFADVVPTHVADASVDRVVLDMLAPWENIDAAARALVPGGVFLAYVATVPQLSRTVEALRRSRRFTEPESWESMVRSWHVDGLAVRPDHRMVAHTGFLVSARRLAADCAPLTRKRPPARGAYDDAGYWTIEDVGERTSTDRKVRRVLRDCRAKQPEDATPVQPGLPGPQESEHE; from the coding sequence ATGAGCGAGCAGACCACTCCCGCCGTGCAGCCACGCGTGGCCACCCAGCAGGTGCTGGGGCAGGCCGGGCGCCGTGGCCCCTTCCGCTACGGCGAACGCGTGCAGGTCACCGACTCCAAGGGCCGCAAGCACACTTTCGTGCTCGACCCCGGCGGCTACTTCCAGTCCCAGCGCGGCAGTTTCTACCACCGCGACGTGGTCGGCCGCGACGAGGGCACGGTGATCACCACCGAATCCGGGCATGAACTGCTGCTGCTGCGCCCGCTGCTGGCCGACTACGTGCTGTCCATGCCGCGCGGCGCCCAGGTCGTCTACACCAAGGACGCCGCCCAGGTGATCGCCTTCGCCGACATCTTCCCCGGTGCTCGCGTGCTGGAGGCCGGGGTCGGTTCCGGTGCCCTGACCATGAGCCTGCTGTCCGCGATCGGGGAGGGCGGCCACCTGCTTTCCATCGAGCGACGCCACGACTTCGCGGCGATCGCCGCCTCCAACGTCGATTCCTGGTTCGGCCGTCACCACCCCGCCTGGGAGCTGCGCACCGGCGACTTCGCCGACGTGGTCCCCACCCACGTCGCCGACGCGAGTGTGGACCGCGTAGTGCTGGACATGCTCGCCCCCTGGGAGAACATCGACGCCGCCGCCCGCGCGCTGGTGCCCGGCGGCGTGTTCCTCGCCTACGTCGCCACGGTTCCGCAGCTGTCGCGCACGGTGGAGGCACTGCGCCGCTCCAGGCGTTTCACCGAGCCCGAGTCCTGGGAGTCGATGGTGCGCAGTTGGCACGTGGACGGCCTGGCCGTGCGCCCCGACCACCGCATGGTCGCCCACACCGGCTTCCTGGTCTCCGCCCGCCGCCTCGCCGCGGACTGCGCCCCGCTGACCCGTAAGCGCCCGCCCGCCCGCGGCGCCTACGACGACGCCGGCTACTGGACCATCGAGGATGTGGGGGAGCGCACCAGCACCGACCGCAAGGTTCGCCGGGTATTGCGCGACTGCCGGGCCAAGCAGCCCGAGGACGCCACCCCGGTACAGCCGGGCCTGCCCGGGCCGCAGGAGTCGGAACATGAGTGA
- the arc gene encoding proteasome ATPase, with protein sequence MSESQPLGMPARDFTSHQLREARAEAISLSAKNERLVTALNAARERIAELGAQLDAVTRPPVTLGLLTGLPGSAEADVSLGGRHLRLGLHPDLDTAELEVGQRVAVNDQMLVVDALPAPDTGEAVTLDEVLADVDDAATAGERTAVSAARALVTTGSGATRVVRLAGHLDADTLRPGDTLATDLRADLVTARIARTSVQQLVVAETPDVSWDDIGGLGPQIQQIRDSLELPFAHPDLFRAYGLQAPKGMLLYGPPGCGKTLIAKAVATSLARSTGAGVQDAAFLNIKGPELLSKFVGETERQIRAIFDQARKVAAEDRPVVIFFDEMEALFRTRGSGVSSDVETMIVPQVLTEIDGVESLNNVVIIGASNREDMIDPAILRPGRFDVKIRIDRPDAAGAQEILAKHLRADLPLDPAALAAVGGDREAAAAAMRRAVVADLYARDPANAVLEIMYASGRRETLYLADFVSGAMLAAIVARAKTSAIKDELAGGDGGLSTERLRAAVAVEARQNEEITAAAAPESAGRFIGHSSGPIHAVRRIQEGD encoded by the coding sequence ATGAGTGAGTCCCAGCCCTTGGGCATGCCGGCGCGCGACTTCACCAGCCATCAGCTGCGTGAGGCCCGCGCGGAGGCCATCAGCCTGTCCGCGAAGAACGAGCGCCTCGTGACGGCCCTGAACGCCGCCCGCGAGCGCATCGCCGAGCTCGGCGCCCAGCTCGACGCCGTCACCCGCCCACCCGTCACCCTGGGACTGCTCACCGGCCTACCCGGCTCCGCCGAGGCCGACGTGTCCCTGGGCGGACGTCACCTGCGGCTGGGGCTGCACCCCGATCTGGATACGGCCGAGCTGGAAGTGGGGCAGCGCGTGGCCGTCAACGACCAGATGCTTGTGGTTGACGCCCTGCCCGCACCCGACACCGGGGAGGCGGTCACCCTGGATGAGGTGCTGGCCGACGTCGACGACGCCGCGACCGCTGGCGAGCGCACGGCGGTGTCCGCGGCCCGCGCCCTGGTCACCACCGGCTCTGGCGCCACCCGCGTGGTGCGGCTGGCCGGGCACCTCGACGCCGACACGCTGCGGCCCGGCGACACACTCGCCACCGACCTGCGCGCCGACCTGGTAACCGCCCGCATCGCCCGCACCAGCGTCCAGCAGCTGGTGGTCGCCGAGACCCCGGACGTGTCCTGGGACGACATCGGCGGCCTGGGCCCGCAGATTCAGCAGATCCGTGACTCCCTCGAACTGCCCTTCGCCCACCCCGACCTGTTCCGCGCCTACGGGCTGCAGGCCCCCAAGGGCATGCTGCTGTACGGCCCGCCCGGCTGCGGCAAGACCCTGATCGCCAAGGCGGTCGCCACCTCCCTGGCCCGCTCCACGGGCGCCGGCGTCCAGGACGCCGCCTTCCTGAATATCAAGGGCCCGGAACTGCTTAGTAAGTTCGTCGGCGAGACGGAGCGGCAGATACGCGCCATCTTTGACCAGGCCCGCAAGGTCGCTGCCGAGGACCGGCCGGTGGTGATCTTCTTCGACGAGATGGAGGCCCTGTTCCGCACCCGCGGCAGCGGCGTCTCCTCCGACGTGGAGACCATGATCGTGCCGCAGGTCCTCACCGAGATCGACGGTGTGGAGTCGCTGAACAACGTGGTCATCATCGGCGCCTCCAACCGGGAGGACATGATCGACCCGGCGATCCTGCGGCCCGGCCGTTTCGACGTGAAGATCCGCATCGACCGCCCCGACGCCGCCGGTGCGCAGGAGATCCTCGCCAAGCACCTGCGTGCCGACCTACCCCTGGACCCGGCGGCGCTGGCCGCGGTCGGAGGCGACCGGGAGGCCGCTGCCGCCGCCATGCGCCGGGCCGTGGTCGCCGACCTTTACGCCCGTGACCCGGCCAACGCGGTACTGGAGATCATGTACGCCTCCGGGCGGCGCGAGACCCTGTACCTGGCCGACTTCGTCTCCGGCGCCATGCTCGCCGCCATCGTCGCCCGCGCCAAGACCTCCGCCATTAAGGATGAGCTGGCCGGCGGGGACGGCGGGTTGTCCACTGAGCGGCTGCGCGCGGCGGTCGCCGTTGAGGCCCGGCAGAATGAGGAGATCACCGCCGCCGCGGCCCCGGAGTCCGCGGGCCGCTTCATAGGCCACAGCAGCGGGCCCATCCACGCGGTACGCCGTATTCAGGAGGGGGACTGA
- the dop gene encoding depupylase/deamidase Dop, whose translation MNTTGSTDRTDFGPVHRPVGLETEFGVIEPGNPRANSVVMASRIVAAYGGVSRPDTGAREAVHWDYEGEDPLADLRGGRLERATAHPSQLTDDPDRPAPSGDLPPAPWGTRPRPGAAEAALPQATTAVLANGARLYVDHAHPEYSSPEVLTPRDALVWDRAGEVIARRAMAALDPRDGKVVLYKNNVDGKGAAYGSHENYLVRRDLPFDTLAAALIPFLVTRPVFAGAGRIGIGQRSETPGFQISQRADYVGTDIALQTTFNRPIVNTRDEPHADAVRFRRLHIINGDANRFDVPTYLKVATTDLLLWYLERAHDRGQGLGVLADLRITADPVEEHWALSHDPTLTYALATARGPLTALEIQRAHLDAITAALGEDYGGIDAEHVGTETAQALGLWGQTLDALAAYAASLGTPEQGAATDRAAELVEWVAKLQLCEGLRARSGTGWDDPRLAAADIQWADLRAGCGLAERLIAAGRTRRLVTEAEAEAAADRPPAGTRAAVRGAAVANHGAVVAASWTSLVLDVPGRAELLRLPLPDAVAVSDAESARILGAVQAAVTPAEPEESESQSRA comes from the coding sequence ATGAATACAACAGGCAGCACTGATCGCACTGACTTCGGGCCGGTGCACCGTCCCGTGGGCCTGGAGACGGAGTTTGGAGTAATCGAGCCGGGCAACCCCCGCGCCAACTCGGTGGTAATGGCCAGCCGGATCGTGGCCGCCTACGGCGGCGTCTCGCGTCCCGACACCGGTGCGCGTGAGGCCGTCCACTGGGACTATGAGGGGGAGGATCCGCTCGCCGACCTGCGCGGGGGCCGCCTGGAGCGTGCCACCGCCCACCCCAGTCAGCTCACCGATGACCCGGACCGCCCCGCCCCCTCTGGCGACCTCCCCCCGGCCCCGTGGGGCACGCGCCCGCGCCCTGGCGCTGCCGAGGCTGCCCTGCCGCAGGCCACCACCGCGGTGCTCGCCAACGGTGCTCGTCTGTACGTGGACCATGCCCACCCCGAGTACTCCTCCCCGGAGGTGCTCACCCCCCGCGATGCGCTGGTGTGGGACCGCGCCGGGGAGGTGATCGCCCGCCGCGCCATGGCTGCCCTGGACCCGCGCGACGGCAAGGTCGTGCTGTACAAGAACAACGTTGACGGCAAGGGTGCCGCCTACGGCTCGCACGAGAATTACCTGGTGCGCCGTGACCTGCCCTTCGACACGCTGGCCGCTGCCCTGATCCCCTTCCTTGTTACCCGGCCCGTATTCGCCGGTGCCGGCCGGATCGGTATTGGGCAGCGCAGCGAGACGCCCGGCTTCCAGATCAGCCAACGCGCCGACTATGTGGGCACCGACATTGCCCTGCAAACCACCTTCAACCGGCCCATCGTCAACACCCGCGACGAGCCGCACGCCGACGCCGTCCGCTTCCGCCGCCTGCACATCATCAACGGTGACGCCAACCGCTTCGACGTGCCCACCTATCTGAAGGTCGCCACCACCGACCTGCTGCTGTGGTACCTGGAGCGCGCCCACGATCGCGGTCAGGGGCTGGGGGTGCTGGCCGACTTGCGTATCACCGCCGACCCGGTGGAGGAGCACTGGGCGCTGTCCCACGATCCGACGCTCACCTATGCGCTGGCCACCGCCCGCGGCCCGCTGACCGCACTGGAGATCCAGCGCGCCCACCTCGATGCGATTACTGCCGCACTGGGCGAGGACTACGGCGGCATCGACGCCGAACACGTTGGCACAGAAACCGCCCAGGCACTCGGCCTTTGGGGGCAGACCCTGGACGCGCTCGCCGCTTACGCCGCCTCCCTGGGCACCCCCGAGCAGGGCGCGGCCACCGATCGTGCCGCCGAGCTGGTCGAATGGGTTGCCAAACTGCAACTGTGCGAGGGGCTGCGTGCGCGCTCCGGAACCGGCTGGGACGACCCGCGCCTGGCCGCCGCCGACATCCAGTGGGCCGACCTGCGCGCCGGCTGCGGCCTGGCCGAAAGGCTCATTGCCGCTGGCCGCACCCGCCGCCTGGTCACCGAGGCCGAGGCGGAAGCCGCAGCTGACCGGCCGCCCGCAGGCACGCGCGCCGCAGTCCGCGGCGCGGCGGTAGCCAACCACGGGGCCGTCGTCGCCGCCTCCTGGACCAGCCTGGTGCTGGACGTGCCCGGGCGAGCCGAGCTGCTGCGCCTGCCACTACCCGACGCCGTGGCCGTCTCGGACGCCGAGTCGGCACGTATCCTGGGCGCCGTCCAAGCCGCCGTCACCCCCGCAGAGCCGGAAGAATCAGAAAGTCAATCACGCGCATGA
- a CDS encoding ubiquitin-like protein Pup, producing the protein MSLNEQIQPNPEPAAPNPEPAAGSGQMQAAAVDDILDEIDTVLETNAAAFVQGFVQKGGQ; encoded by the coding sequence ATGAGCCTGAACGAGCAGATCCAGCCCAACCCCGAGCCCGCCGCCCCCAACCCGGAACCGGCCGCCGGCTCCGGGCAGATGCAGGCCGCGGCAGTCGACGACATCCTTGATGAAATCGACACCGTCCTGGAGACCAATGCTGCCGCCTTCGTCCAGGGCTTCGTCCAGAAGGGCGGGCAGTGA
- the pafA gene encoding Pup--protein ligase, translated as MTVTAPADAPRTRRAPARRIFGVETEYGITCASTVGGTPPLDADHAARELFAPLIDRGRSSNVFTRGGARLYLDVGSHPEFATAECDNLIDLLAQDRAGELTMADLAAQANARLAAQEVPGRIHLLKNNLDAQGTGFGCHENYLVRRRGDFWNDARTLVPHLVTRQILVGAGHILTDPTGSRPARYVFSQRADQMEDAVSSATTRARPLINTRDEPHADAEKYRRMHVIVGDSNIAQGSTLLKVGAMDLLLDYLEAGGDLSDLRLADPMRAIRDTCHDLSGTVLLELADGRTITPVELQTEHLVRVRAHADAELDLTDAHRCVLDLWERGLEAVRTGNPTLVATELDWAAKQQLLTRYAQRADTALDDPRVARLALAYHDVDPSDGLRPRLEAAGLLTRIVADDACRAAVDTPPATTRAHLRGAAIARAEDLRRDLSVDWVNLKLDDGHSRSVALRDPFAAVDTRVDALLAAIDTPEPPRSGILVTGP; from the coding sequence GTGACGGTGACGGCGCCCGCGGACGCCCCCCGCACTCGGCGCGCGCCCGCCCGTCGGATCTTCGGCGTCGAAACCGAGTACGGCATCACCTGTGCCTCCACGGTTGGCGGAACCCCGCCGCTGGACGCCGACCACGCCGCCCGTGAACTATTCGCCCCCCTGATCGACCGGGGCCGCTCCTCCAACGTGTTCACCCGTGGCGGCGCGCGCCTGTACCTGGATGTGGGCTCCCACCCCGAGTTCGCCACCGCCGAATGCGATAACCTCATCGACCTGCTGGCCCAGGACCGGGCAGGCGAACTGACCATGGCCGACCTGGCCGCACAGGCCAACGCTCGCCTGGCTGCGCAGGAGGTGCCCGGCCGCATCCACCTGCTGAAGAACAACCTTGACGCCCAGGGCACTGGCTTCGGCTGTCACGAGAACTACCTGGTGCGCCGCCGCGGGGACTTCTGGAATGACGCCCGCACCCTGGTGCCCCACCTGGTTACTCGACAGATCCTGGTCGGCGCCGGGCACATCCTCACCGACCCAACAGGCTCGCGCCCCGCCCGCTACGTCTTCTCCCAGCGCGCCGACCAGATGGAGGACGCCGTCTCCTCGGCCACCACCCGCGCCCGGCCCCTGATAAACACCCGCGACGAGCCGCACGCCGACGCCGAGAAGTACCGGCGCATGCATGTGATCGTCGGGGACTCCAACATCGCCCAGGGCTCCACCCTGCTCAAGGTCGGCGCCATGGACCTGCTGCTGGACTACCTGGAGGCCGGCGGCGACCTGTCCGACCTGCGCCTGGCCGATCCCATGCGTGCCATCCGCGACACCTGCCACGACCTGAGCGGCACCGTGCTGCTCGAGCTGGCGGACGGACGCACCATCACCCCCGTAGAGCTGCAGACTGAACACCTGGTGCGCGTGCGCGCACACGCCGACGCCGAGCTCGACCTGACCGACGCACACCGGTGTGTGCTGGACCTGTGGGAGCGCGGCCTGGAAGCGGTGCGCACGGGTAATCCCACGCTGGTGGCCACAGAACTGGACTGGGCGGCCAAGCAGCAGCTGTTGACCCGCTACGCGCAGCGTGCCGACACCGCCCTGGACGACCCGCGCGTGGCCCGCCTGGCCCTGGCCTACCATGACGTCGACCCCAGCGACGGGCTGCGACCCCGGCTGGAGGCGGCCGGGTTGTTGACCCGCATCGTTGCTGACGACGCCTGCCGTGCCGCCGTCGACACGCCCCCGGCCACCACCCGCGCCCACCTGCGCGGTGCCGCCATCGCCCGCGCCGAGGACCTGCGCCGGGACCTGTCCGTAGACTGGGTCAACCTCAAGTTGGACGACGGCCATTCCCGCTCGGTGGCTCTGCGTGACCCCTTTGCCGCCGTTGATACGCGTGTGGACGCACTGCTGGCCGCCATAGATACGCCTGAACCGCCTCGCTCTGGCATACTCGTGACCGGCCCATGA
- the hisF gene encoding imidazole glycerol phosphate synthase subunit HisF has protein sequence MSVAVRVIPCLDVKDGRVVKGVNFKGLRDAGDPVELAARYDAQGADEITFLDVSASSEGRATMLEVVAATAEQVFVPLTVGGGVRSVEDVDRLLRAGADKVGINTAAINRPELLAEVASRFGNQVVVLSVDARRCPEGVSTPSGYEVTTHGGTRSTGIDAVEWAGRAAQLGAGEILLNSMDADGVTDGFDLEMLDAVRNAVHIPLIASGGAGRPEDFSAAADHGADAVLAASVFHYGTMTIAQAKDALRAAGHPVRG, from the coding sequence ATGAGTGTCGCCGTGCGTGTCATCCCGTGCCTGGACGTCAAGGACGGCCGCGTGGTCAAGGGGGTGAACTTCAAGGGTCTGCGCGATGCCGGAGATCCGGTGGAGCTGGCTGCGCGCTACGACGCCCAGGGGGCCGACGAGATCACCTTCCTGGACGTCTCGGCCTCTTCCGAGGGCCGTGCCACCATGCTGGAGGTGGTGGCCGCCACCGCCGAGCAGGTTTTCGTGCCGCTGACCGTCGGCGGTGGGGTGCGCAGCGTGGAGGACGTCGACCGGCTGTTGCGGGCCGGCGCCGACAAGGTCGGCATCAACACCGCCGCCATCAACCGTCCGGAACTGCTGGCCGAGGTCGCCTCCCGCTTCGGCAACCAGGTGGTGGTGCTCTCCGTGGATGCCCGTCGCTGCCCGGAAGGGGTGAGCACGCCCTCCGGCTACGAGGTCACCACCCACGGCGGCACCCGCTCCACCGGCATCGACGCCGTGGAATGGGCGGGGCGCGCCGCCCAACTGGGTGCCGGTGAGATCCTGCTGAACTCCATGGACGCCGACGGCGTCACCGACGGGTTCGACCTGGAAATGCTTGACGCTGTGCGCAACGCCGTGCACATTCCGCTGATTGCCTCCGGCGGCGCCGGCCGACCCGAGGACTTCTCCGCCGCCGCCGACCACGGCGCCGATGCCGTCCTGGCCGCCAGCGTCTTCCATTACGGCACCATGACCATCGCGCAGGCCAAGGATGCGTTGCGGGCGGCCGGACACCCTGTGCGCGGTTGA
- the hisI gene encoding phosphoribosyl-AMP cyclohydrolase — MTASPESLPAELADRLKRDANGLVAAVVQQYDTREVLMVGWMNDEALRRTLTEGRVTYWSRSRQEYWRKGDASGHHQYVKAVSLDCDGDALLVEVDQVGPACHTGARTCFLAGGDLGASVGERPSSRDGFASKAPSGNHVG; from the coding sequence GTGACAGCTTCACCCGAGTCCCTGCCCGCCGAGCTGGCCGACCGCCTAAAGCGGGACGCGAACGGCCTGGTGGCCGCCGTCGTCCAGCAGTACGACACCCGTGAGGTGCTCATGGTCGGCTGGATGAACGACGAGGCCCTGCGTCGCACCCTCACCGAGGGACGGGTGACCTACTGGTCGCGGTCCCGGCAGGAGTACTGGCGCAAGGGTGATGCCTCCGGACACCACCAGTACGTCAAGGCCGTATCCCTGGACTGTGACGGCGACGCCCTGCTGGTGGAGGTGGACCAGGTAGGCCCCGCCTGCCACACCGGCGCGCGCACCTGCTTCCTGGCCGGCGGCGATCTGGGTGCCAGCGTGGGGGAGCGTCCCTCCAGCCGGGATGGATTTGCCTCCAAGGCTCCCTCCGGGAACCATGTGGGCTGA